The Crassostrea angulata isolate pt1a10 chromosome 1, ASM2561291v2, whole genome shotgun sequence nucleotide sequence TAGAATCCATACAGAGACCGAATTCTTCTTAGGGTGCAGACTTGTAAACAAGTAAATAATGCATTCCTTGTACAAGGTCATGTCATACAGCGATTTCATCACAATGTCGACATCGTGGTCGGAAGAGTTGCAGAAAGAACGCAGGGCGTGTCTACCTCTGTGAATTTCGCCATTCTTGAAAAGGTTTAGAGCTTCTTCTAGCCCCATTTCAGAGTGCACTTGAGAATTTGATTGGTTTGTGTCGCTATTCTCATCCGTTGTTTCAAGCCATTGTTTTACTTTCCCCTCCTCGTGTCGTAGAATGACGTTGTCCCCTGGTAGATCTCCATAGTGGATCGACGTAGGAGAAACCATGGGCTTTGGAGAAATCCTTTCGAGTACATTCTCCTGCATATTTCGGAGTCCATCGTTCAACTCGGAATTCGCCGGAAATTTTATCAAAGCCTCCTCATAGACCTCGTATGCCTTTTGGAAATTTTGCGCATCCACAAATTCTTTAGCTTTTATGATACATTTTTGTAATTCGTCCTCCataattgtaaataaatcaaCACGGTATTTTTAATacttcagtaaaaaaaaaaatgacaatgtaCTCTAAGGCGCGGTGGATCCTCGGCACATGTTCTGACTGTCTGCATGTAGTGGTATTTCGCCAACAGATCCAGATGCATTGAGGCGGTCGTAAGGTTGTAAAATTCTGCTATTGTTTCCATTGGTGATAACTGACATCATCTGTTCTTGGTTTATTCTCATTAACGGCTGATAGCgggatcccccccccctccccccataaCGTAGACTTATAGTTTCTATACAGTCGGACTtgcatttatcatttttattttatagaaatatttaatgtaaattGCAACTATTCAAAAGATGGAAAAATTACTTGTTTGGCGACTTGAACAAACAATCTATGGAAAATGATTATTAAACCATGTGTTTGGAATGGGTTTGAGTAGAAAAGTATTTACGAGTCCAATGACGTTCTCAGCATGTGAGCTCGGGGTCAGATAACTGACCATGGTGAGTTATAGCATGCGTTTGGGTTCATGCATATGTTGAGAAAATTACAGTGATGAAACCATAATTGTAAGAGTGTGGTGTGTGAAGGCGGAACTCTCCTTTACACAATCGGAATCATCGTCTTTTTCCCCTCTCTTTATTCAGGTAAGATTCAATAAATGCATTAGCTTAAAGTGGCTTTTTGAAACCAAAGTTTCAAGGGATACGTTTTCAATTCATATTTGAATACCATGGGTTTAACTGTGTTTAATTAATATACTGGGaatctgtatattttttcaccttttttatatatagattttGACCAGAGCTGAACCGAGGAAAGTTGGGGCTGGACTAGAGGTTCATCGGACAAAGGCACTAGTTTACCCCATAGTATGATATAAAACTATTCTATGGAGTGAACAAGTGTCAGTAAATCGGGCCAATTGATCATATTCAGATAAACattgtaattattatatttgtGGTAAGAAATAGGACTTAGTGCAACTTCTTCATACACACAAAACTTTCATTACAATTCAACTGACAAATTCTCGTTTCGGACAATACCTTGAACCCATCCGTGATCACGAACATCAGTATATACGTAAGCATCTCCCGAAACAAAAGCTACTGTGGATTTTAGGAACAACAAAAAATACGCAATACGTAAAAGAAATCTAGTGACCTATTTAATTGACATTCAACTATCAGTTTACCGTGAACGCATTCACGCTTCGGACGTGTATTTCAACGTCATCGTTGTTAATATGTCAAACTACACTAACAGGCGACATTGAAGAAAccatatgattaaaaataaatgatcgGAATGTTTGAAAAAGGAGTAGTCAACTGGAATTATGTCTCTATAGACTGCTTCTAGGATGAGATAACCCTATACGCCGCCGGACTGTGACGCGGATGTGCTGCCAATCAAAGTGCAACATCCTTTGTAGTCAACAAGTATCAGCAAATCAACAAAATGGAACAGTAACTAAAACTTATGTGCATATCGTTGGCTGtgattatttcataaaaaaaaaataaaaaattgtactaGAGGTTTCTTTTTTACATCTACATAAATTGTTGTTGcgaataaattgaatttatgatacatgtatcaacaaatTCTGTTGCAAGACCATATGGAAAATCAATCCAAATGTTATCCAAGTGCACACCAATGTACAAGTATTTCTGTTCAATCTGATGTTATATATCAAAATTCTCTCATTGAAGATGTAAATACTTGGTTGATGAGATGTATCCCTGCTTAATTTTCAGGTgactcaaaaatgaaaaattgtgttattaacagtcattttcaatgaaatattgcaCGGAAGACACTGCTACACAaagttgtattattttttaagctTTCAAGTGGTGTAGAAAAGACGGTTAATACTTACcatttaattacatgaatatcAATGGTATTTATATTCAGTTGTCAGCTgaacataaaatgataaatcagCTGCTGATATATCATTTTATCAGTGCTAACATGCAATGATGACATTCTCTTCGTAATTGTGTTATTTCAGGTCAGCCAATATTGAATCGAACCGTGAAATCTCTGAAGAGATTGATGCAACGTTGGAAAGCATTCTAGCATTCATTGTAAAACTCTTgttgaaataaacatatttgacTGATTCCAGTCTTGCCTCCTTTTGTATAATTTCAACTCGTTTGATATACAATTAATTCAAATTCATCtatgaaaatctaaaaaaaaaaaaaaaccagactGAATTTCACAGTAATACTTTTAATGACTGATGCCTGAAACCATGTTTAATTATATTAACAAGCATTTCCATTCATGAACATTTAGTCACTACAGTAAATGTTTGACATCTACTATTTTGCAGCAGAAATACATAGATTTCACAAAATTTATACTCAGTCTGATGCAAATCTGTTTGAtgacatatttgtttttaaggtCAAATGCCTAACCATGTAAAAAGAGACTACCGGTACtcagaaaattttgttttagaggaagtaataaaaaaatatgttcatgcaTGAGCATACAACACATAAACCACATCCATCTCTTAATTCAAACTAATATCAGTGTCTTAAATTATCATACATGTCAACAGACTgatatcaaatacaataataacAATGATTGACTGTTAGAATTAGCTACAATACAAAACAGGAAAAATATCTTACAaaggacatttttttaaaaatcagaatgACTATACAGCATCAGCTTATATATATTGCTGTAATTGTTCCTtgcaattcttttttaatttcactatgtctTCAATTTTTCATCTACATATAAACTTTAACACATTAATCACCTTCTAAAGCATTTTGTTCTCAAATGAAATTCTTCATAAGAGCATTCAATTAAAACTTGGTCTTTGAGGGCAACAACTTCCGAAGTTAATCTTAATAATAATACCGGTACATGGTTTTTGGTTTCACACATGGATACCACAATGAAATCTGACACACAAACATAAAGATTGAGTGTATACACTGATTGATtagaaacaaataaataatgagGTCCTTTCACTAGTATAAGGGTGGGGCTTGGGGGCAGGGCAATTACGAGCCACCCTCCTTTCCGGTTATCCCCATGTGCTTGTTGTAACTCTTTTCCTGTTTCTCGTAAAGCTTGGTTAGTTTCTTGATCTGTCCTTTGGATATTTCTTTTCCATCTGCATCATGTGTGGGAATTCCCTGAGGAAATATCAAAGGAAGAAGTTTTAAGCATAGAATTCACATAATTTATACCGTACTAATGAGGTGAAAGACTTATCACTCTGGCAATACATGTGTTCTTTgcaaaaaatccttttaatactTAAGTAACTAAATAATAGTAGAAGTAACAAAGTGACAGAAATAATTTCACTTTAAGGTCAGTGATAACAATTATGCCAACCTTATCATCAAATTGAGAATATTTGTCTGTTTCTTTCTTGAAGAGCTCCCACGGTGGAATTTTCTCCTGAGCTAACTTTGCTTCCTGATAAGAAAACAGAACGAAGATATATATGAATACGGCTGtaaagaaacaaaatagtaGCTGGGCTATATATGTTTGACCAGTTACaatttttgtaattcatttaCCATTTCCTGTTTCTTCTTCTCTTTTTCAAGTCTCTTCAACTCCTCTTTCTGTAATAAGAAACATACACTCATTTTAATAACAAAACATCTTTATTATGAATAGAATACAGATAAGGATTATTTGAAtcctgtaaattccttatttaatGCGAGTACTGTATTCTGCGCTTCCactattttgtatcaaattgcaaGAATGTTAAATCGCAAgcaccaattttttgttatatttattattttatataatcaaaaactgtctgaaaaataaaagtgagattttaaaatccatgaGAATTGATTCTTGCAATTTTATGCGGATAATATTTCCACATGCTTGATTAGCAATCTACAATATATTAATCTATCAcaaattttttatactttttaaccttttttttgaTTAGTCACAAAATTCAAACCAGTAATATTCAGTtactattaaatataaatgtttattcCCAAAAACAGATTGAATTCAGCACCTTGAGTTTTTCTTCCCGTTCTTTCAGCAGAGTATCTCTGTCGACAAGTTTGATTGTAGGAGGGGAGATCCCATCCTCAAGTCGCACCCCGAGATTGGGTAAAACATCATCTCTCAACTCGTCACAGAGTTTCAAGATTCCTGTGGCTACATAAATTAAGAGGCACAATgagaacaaataaaaacaaaaaggagacgaataaataaattttgaatttcaatctgtaagaaaaaaatattatagtgTTGGATTTTGTCTCAAAAATATGGAAACAGATCTAAACTATTTGTCAATAGCTGAGTTCTCTGTGGTTGATTTCCTTGTACTAGTTTGGATTGTTGTTAACATGGATATTTTTAAGAGGTTAATTGTGTCATGGTGCATTCATatggaatatttttataaatttaataattccGAGATGTATCCTTTCATATGCATTTTGAAAGTTTTTACATGATGAAATTTTGCCAAAGTTCAGTCATCATAACATTTGCAAAGAAATCTTACACAAAAACATTTCAGAATTTGTTTATCCTCATTCAACTCAATTTTTGTTAAAGATGTTTGAAAGTTATTTCAACATAATGTAACAGGTTCCATTTTGGTTGACAGACCTTTCTGTTCCCTTGATATTGTCCTGACGTCCTCTCTGAACTGTGCAAAGGCTGACAGGAAAGGCATCACTGCTTCCTCAATCTGAAAGACAAAAGGGGCATACAGTGAGAAACTCCAGACAGGGAAACGTCCAACATCTTTGTCTCTGACAGTAACATTCATGAAGGCAAGCTCACATTAACATTCTGTGTTGTAGACTGCGGGAATCCAATCTCTTCCTCCACTTCAATAGCTCCAAACACCTgaaaaaaacccccagaaaatgcagttttaaaaaataatcatgtttAGTAATACAagttgattaatattttatgaGCTGACGGAAATAAAAATGTATCGATAGATGAATATCTTTTGGTAGACAATTTGATATTCATACTAGTATGTAGTAATGTAATGGAGCTTTTTCAATAATcatgtacagtcaaacttcagtatctcgaactagatgggactgtttaaaaacttcgagatatttgagtattcgagatatcaagggtaaaatacttcaaaaataagtggttgggacttacaaatcactttgacatatccattgtattcgagatatcagtgttcaagatatcgaagttcaactgttagtacatgtatagaggGTAAAGGGAGTTGTATTACATTGGTTCTATTCTACAGTATCCCCTGCCTCTACAGTACTGACCTTCAGTAGATACGTGATGTAGCTGGCGATGTTCTTGAGGATCATCCTGTTGGGGGTCCTATTGGCACCCCGGGCATTGGCCATGTAGATGTTTGCCTCTCCGATCAACTCCCTCAAGCTTTCTAGAGCTGTCCTTGTGTTGACGTTATctaaagatttattttgaattcagtagaaataaaaaacattgcTGAGTAAATTAGAATAATCTTCTACCTACTGGGCAAATTGGATACTGTGCTCCCTTTTTGAGAATTTCTCAAATCGTAAGTTCACAATGACTTTATTTGCATACAAGTATAGTATAAATATCCTTAGAACGGACACCTTAACCTACCACAGAGAGCCTCATGCACAGCGTCCTTTGTCTGTAGGTATCTGAAAAGATGACAACAAATATCTAAATACTCATCAAATTTGACTACAACTAAAACAGCTACTggggtttcatcaatatttgttgaatatcaattttcgtggatttcattgttgagttaatcaacgaaattaaatgttcattggaGTTCATTATTTCCACATTTATTCTGtgttttcatatttcattggaATCAGTTTTCATGGTTTTagtgaaaatgacagtttcatCGATACAGTGTGTGACtaagtgcaatttctactaaTGTATTGTATTGATTGGATCATTAGCTACaaatttacacattgatgaaaCTGTAATTTTGATGAACTGTATGAACTCTTAAATTTATTGAGTCATCTTCCTGATTATCACAGTATCTCAGACTTCACACAAACACAGTAATGTACAGACTAAGAAATGAAGATCTTGTCATTTACGACTGAATCTCTCATTagatttataaatgaatatctTGTCATAAACTCTGAACATTTTCAGCCGGACTAACTAAAGACTTCCCCAGTATTACTTTAAATCTTACTTTTTGTTGAGCTCCACATCCTCGGGGTTCCACTTCTCGAAGGCTGCAACCCCGGTCCCTGGGGTCGTCCTCAGTAAATTCTTCACATTCAGGAAGAACTCCTGTCAAACAGAATAATAATCACAGAAATTACTGAATAACATTCCACTTCCTCTAGGCTGTAAactaaaaaaattccaatagTAAGTTTGCAGGTAAAGAACAATAACCCTTGAACTTGTGAATGTGCATATAAAATATTGTAGAAAGGCGTATCTATGTTGTGGAAAAATACCAAATTGTTTTCATCATGGATTTAGTActtatgtaaataatgtaactGAGTTGAGgattatacatttttctttgtaattgtctataaaaattcatctttTATTAATACTTTAATCAATGTATCTTCAATGAGAAAACACTACTTTTTTGAGGATTATACTCTACCAACATGAAGCCTTCAGACTGTATAAATAGACCCACTCACGTTGACCATCTTTTCGTATCGGATGGCAATCTCCATGCTGTTTTCACCATAATCCAGCGTATCCTTCCACTGATGGAGCAGGAATAGCAGACGTAACTGTCGCGCGGTGTGCTTCTTTAGTGCATCTTTAATGGTGATGAAATTCTTGAGAGATTTGGACATCTTGCAGCCTTCGATGGTCAGATGGCCAGCATGCAAGAAATACCTCACCCAGTGATCATTGTTGAAGTAAGCCTAAAAgtcaaataacttaaaaattaaaacaattcaaaatgaagaACAGGAACGGTACAAGGTTCTATAAAGTTTTTGCTTTTCTTTAAGTTGTTTGAAGAATCATCTTCAAAGGCAAAAATGGTTGTCCCAAGTGAGCAGTGTTTTGCAACTATTTCACGTAAAATCTGAACATGTAATACCGTATATCTGGTAATTTTCacgatgatctaattttcgcttTGACGCAAATGAAAAATGCTTcacattttccccattttcgcaaattttgtgacacgcgaaaAAAACGTGAATATACAGTATTCTATTTATGCAATTCTAACAATTGTAGGTAAATGTAGCTTTGGATTCTCTTGACATTATTGGTTATTTTTTGTGATGGTATATGTACTTCTTTCCAGTGTTAAACaatttcatatttgatttcaatGTTATCCTCTGACCTCTGCCTGAGCGAGCTCGTTATCATGGTGAGGGAATCTGAGATCGAATCCTCCCGTGTGGATATCCAGAGATTCTCCTTGTATACTGCTGGCCATGACAGAGCACTCAATGTGCCAGCCTGGTCGTCCCTACAACACAAATAATATCTCTATAGCAACCACAGAGCACTCAATGTGCCAGCCAGGTCGTCCCTACAACACAAATAATATCTCTATAGCAACCACAGAGCACTCAATGTGCCAGCCTGAGGCGAGTTCAACAGTGCAAGCgctcgcgagcgctcgccaaaattcccAATACctgcaacacaaattttggcgagcgatCGTGAGcgctcgctctgttgaacacgcCTCTGGTCGTCCCTACAACACAAATATCTCTATAGCAACCACAGAGCACTCGATGTGCCAGCCAGGTCATCCCTACACAAATATCTTGGTCTCACATATGTATCCCAAACCTCTAAACTGTTCTACAAATCGAGTACCAAAATATCAAGCATATACAAATTACAAGAACTATTTAAGCACTgtctttttatatttcattggaAACTGGAAAACGTGTTTCTTATGTAACATCAAATTTTTAGATCactattttaaagatatatagtGAACAGGCTGACTACCAGACATATTCTTACAGTAAGAACAGAGAATTGTTCATTATCTACCTTTCCCCAGGGTGAGTCCCAGGAGGGCTCGCCAGGCTTGGAGGCCTTCCACAGGACAAAGTCAGTCGGGTTCCTCTTCTCCTCCTGTCTCTCTGCAGACACCGTCAGTTCTCCTAACcacatcaaataaaaacaacaatactCAATGAAATTGTTACACAGATCTATGAATGACTCAAATTATCAGGGTCATTAAATTGAGTCACATCTGGTAACTGGTTACTTTTCTCTGATTGAGATTTCAGCCAGTACTCAAGAAACGGTTCAAAATTTACACCTCTCCATCAACACAAATGTATCAATGTTCTTTGATGGTCAATCAAAACATTATGATTGAGAGCAAAAAGATATCCATTTTAGAAATCgtgttaaatatatttatacaaataaaacaaaaaatattcatgaaGTTTAAAAACGATGGatgtttttctcattttttttttttaatgtctttaCAGGTATGCTAAATGCATCTTGGGTTTAACATTTACTGCTATGTAAATCAGTTCAAATTCACACAAAAATGTCGGTTGACATTTGACTaacttaaggtggctcactacaccttgaattattttctcaaatcagcagaaaattcattgattatgatagatatcataatggataagaagtatttaagtcaaataggccaacaaatgtgcaattttggatgaaaaataacatttccGAAAATTTAATTTcgaaaacatgaacaaaagctccaggcagATTCAAATTCATGATCTGCTGTTCAGaaacccaatactttaaccactcaGCTACGACAATATACAGCCGAATAGaatgatataaacatttaaatcgccatcttgtgacgtagtgtctaaaaagtataagtctgggtgtagtgaggtaccttaaaaattttaattattttcagacTTCAGAGAGActagtgttatttttttttttggagagaCCAATAGTCTGCTTTATTCAGCGTTTGAATTCCAATCACAGCATATGCCTACTTAGTAAGTATTAGCGACCAATGCAATGCTAAATAATTATGTAAGAGCAAGTGTAAAAGTCCATTATGTGTCACATATTACTTAGTATTGCATGAttggtattttaaaatatcttggtatctacagcctcaaaatggttttttatgaataatttgactgttattttcaatgcagctttattaattttctccaaaatcatttcggagcgattctgcaattttttgctacattacgggtatatgggaggcattttaactgtgatGAAGGCCTGTCTTGAGACACAagtagattattctaactaagcagagtgtagtgaaattaatagcattattgtaagTTTAATTGggtatgtaaatgtcaacattacggtgtgtcgatgcatctatttcgtaaatgtctgATATCATTTGCAAAGTCTACCCGTGCACGcatgggtcaaagtctagtagaTTAAAAGCTAATGAATTAGTTAACAGCATGACAATGTGCTAATAACGATAATAATGTAATGAGTTCGCACTAATTCTGCTGCTAATTAAcacctttatttttatttccaaaaaGGCGTAGGTTTAACTTTATTTCCAAGCTGATTACTgatatagaaatattaaaataatgtgCTAATGAATGAAATTATTATGTGGTAGAAACATGATGAAATCTATATGATGTGCTAGACTAGTAAAATAATGACAACAGAAAAGTAATCCTCCTTAATTAATTCGTTAAATTTTTATAGAGTTACCTAGAACTGACCGACAAATCCTTGACACCCATTACTCATTGACAACCCTACTAGCTTTACATTACATACCCTCTCCTTCAACCAGTTACTAATTGACAACCCTACTACGGTACTTATATATTACCTACCCTATAATCTTTAGCCAGTTACTCATTGACCACCTAACTAGTTATAAGTTATACATACCCTCTCCTTCATTCAGGGCAGCCTTGTCCCCATAAGCCTCCGGGACAATCTTGGCGTAACTGTGACCCTCTGCTGCATTGAAGGCGGCCGTGTCAAAGTATACAGACCTATTGGACTCGTACCTGTCAACACCAAAAATAAACTGGAATGTGTACTGATACTGGCAGGGTACAATATGGACCTCACAT carries:
- the LOC128168630 gene encoding cysteine--tRNA ligase, cytoplasmic-like isoform X1 — translated: MAIIRSVVGVILKQPLVTGDRFISFRFLHTSSYSLNNIRRFKERMAAKSKNVQPPWSPPEGTEVPKLKLYNSLTRQKEVFVPQSGRRVLWYSCGPTVYDSSHMGHARSFISIDILRRVLQDYFNYEVFYCMNITDIDDKIIKRARQNHLYEQYLTKNLALSKILEDVESAMKPFIVKLEKEEDPDKKGMYVKIKAKVEKALSEVKASQDEGQSRERLCVDGKDVLCDWLDKTHGSEVTDNSIFARLPQFFEEDFHKDMESLNVLPADVLTRVSEYVPEIVEYIKKIMDNGYGYESNRSVYFDTAAFNAAEGHSYAKIVPEAYGDKAALNEGEGELTVSAERQEEKRNPTDFVLWKASKPGEPSWDSPWGKGRPGWHIECSVMASSIQGESLDIHTGGFDLRFPHHDNELAQAEAYFNNDHWVRYFLHAGHLTIEGCKMSKSLKNFITIKDALKKHTARQLRLLFLLHQWKDTLDYGENSMEIAIRYEKMVNEFFLNVKNLLRTTPGTGVAAFEKWNPEDVELNKKYLQTKDAVHEALCDNVNTRTALESLRELIGEANIYMANARGANRTPNRMILKNIASYITYLLKVFGAIEVEEEIGFPQSTTQNVNIEEAVMPFLSAFAQFREDVRTISREQKATGILKLCDELRDDVLPNLGVRLEDGISPPTIKLVDRDTLLKEREEKLKKEELKRLEKEKKKQEMEAKLAQEKIPPWELFKKETDKYSQFDDKGIPTHDADGKEISKGQIKKLTKLYEKQEKSYNKHMGITGKEGGS
- the LOC128168630 gene encoding cysteine--tRNA ligase, cytoplasmic-like isoform X2, which produces MGHARSFISIDILRRVLQDYFNYEVFYCMNITDIDDKIIKRARQNHLYEQYLTKNLALSKILEDVESAMKPFIVKLEKEEDPDKKGMYVKIKAKVEKALSEVKASQDEGQSRERLCVDGKDVLCDWLDKTHGSEVTDNSIFARLPQFFEEDFHKDMESLNVLPADVLTRVSEYVPEIVEYIKKIMDNGYGYESNRSVYFDTAAFNAAEGHSYAKIVPEAYGDKAALNEGEGELTVSAERQEEKRNPTDFVLWKASKPGEPSWDSPWGKGRPGWHIECSVMASSIQGESLDIHTGGFDLRFPHHDNELAQAEAYFNNDHWVRYFLHAGHLTIEGCKMSKSLKNFITIKDALKKHTARQLRLLFLLHQWKDTLDYGENSMEIAIRYEKMVNEFFLNVKNLLRTTPGTGVAAFEKWNPEDVELNKKYLQTKDAVHEALCDNVNTRTALESLRELIGEANIYMANARGANRTPNRMILKNIASYITYLLKVFGAIEVEEEIGFPQSTTQNVNIEEAVMPFLSAFAQFREDVRTISREQKATGILKLCDELRDDVLPNLGVRLEDGISPPTIKLVDRDTLLKEREEKLKKEELKRLEKEKKKQEMEAKLAQEKIPPWELFKKETDKYSQFDDKGIPTHDADGKEISKGQIKKLTKLYEKQEKSYNKHMGITGKEGGS